From a region of the Arachis ipaensis cultivar K30076 chromosome B09, Araip1.1, whole genome shotgun sequence genome:
- the LOC107618728 gene encoding pentatricopeptide repeat-containing protein At1g11710, mitochondrial-like isoform X2: MCVELGWLFDDGMNLSFFSSKSRNLLARAFHAGKRFLNPSSGDIVFKAICVNLKRKRWSVLERLSPKLTSSLVSQVVCEFQNSPQLALDFYNWVGGLFPHSLDSCCTLVHVLVKSRRFHEALFLLRNLIAEDGTSPLVVLEVLIESYQRCCSSIAAFDSLVRACTQVGATEGAYDVIYNLRSRGCFITIHAWNNFLNHLLQLNEIDRFWNLYRGMGSFGYIENVNTFNLVIYALCKECRLVEAISVLYRMMKGGIFPNVVSFNIIIDAACRIGNLGLSLKLFKRMTMISGDFVWPNSVTYNCIINGFCKTGKLLLAEEMLHKMAKAGKKPSVRAYATLIDGYARWGSLEEALRLCDVMVERGLVLNNVVYNSILYWLYREGGIEEASLLLSDMIDKHIWPDQYSYAILTKGLCRNGNLTEALKLHSQILEHNLIHDSFSHNILLNYICKRKNMAVAKRLLGNMITRGLAFDVHTYGTMIDGYCKLGNTNDALQVFDWMIKMGEKPNLTIYNSVINGLCKMASTDAAEYIVDELRKRRLFDATTFNTLISGYCTGGQIDKVFNLTMEMKSLGISANRVTYNTLINLLCKCGCEEEAKELMKMMIVQGICPDFVTYTTLVTHFKKCSPDEVIALHDYMILKGVVPDQKTYDIIVTPLLLEEG; encoded by the exons A TGTGCGTAGAACTTGGTTGGCTATTCGATGATGGTATGAATTTGAGCTTCTTTTCATCCAAAAGTCGTAACCTTTTGGCTCGAGCTTTTCATGCTGGTAAGCGTTTCTTAAACCCAAGTTCTGGAGATATTGTTTTCAAAGCTATTTGTGTTAACTTAAAGCGTAAGAGATGGAGTGTGTTGGAGCGACTATCCCCTAAGCTCACCAGCTCCTTGGTGAGCCAAGTTGTTTGCGAGTTCCAAAACTCGCCACAGTTGGCTTTAGATTTTTATAACTGGGTTGGAGGGTTGTTCCCTCACTCATTAGATTCCTGTTGCACTTTGGTTCATGTGCTAGTGAAGTCAAGAAGATTTCATGAGGCCCTGTTTCTTCTGAGAAACTTGATTGCTGAAGATGGTACTTCTCCATTGGTTGTGTTGGAAGTATTGATAGAGAGTTATCAAAGATGTTGCTCTAGTATTGCGGCTTTTGATTCATTGGTGAGGGCTTGTACTCAGGTTGGGGCTACTGAAGGTGCTTATGATGTCATCTATAATTTAAGGAGCCGGGGTTGTTTCATTACTATTCATGCTTGGAATAATTTCCTAAATCACTTGTTGCAATTGAATGAAATTGATAGGTTTTGGAATTTGTATAGAGGAATGGGTTCTTTTGGTTACATAGAAAATGTGAATACTTTTAATTTGGTTATCTATGCTCTGTGTAAGGAGTGCCGACTAGTGGAAGCTATTTCAGTGTTATATAGGATGATGAAGGGTGGAATTTTCCCCAATGTAGTCTCGTTTAACATAATCATAGACGCGGCGTGCAGGATTGGCAACTTGGGTCTTTCCTTGAAACTTTTTAAAAGGATGACTATGATATCAGGGGATTTTGTTTGGCCCAATTCTGTTACTTACAACTGCATAATCAATGGGTTCTGCAAGACTGGGAAATTATTACTTGCAGAAGAAATGCTTCATAAAATGGCCAAGGCAGGTAAAAAGCCGAGTGTTCGGGCATATGCTACTTTGATAGATGGGTATGCTAGGTGGGGAAGTCTGGAGGAGGCACTGAGGCTCTGTGATGTAATGGTGGAAAGGGGATTGGTCCTTAATAATGTTGTTTACAATTCGATTTTATACTGGCTTTATCGTGAAGGAGGGATTGAGGAAGCTTCTTTGCTGCTATCTGACATGATTGATAAGCATATATGGCCTGATCAGTACTCATATGCAATCCTTACCAAAGGCCTTTGCAGAAATGGAAATCTGACTGAAGCTCTTAAGCTTCATAGCCAGATTTTAGAACATAATCTAATACATGATTCTTTTTCTCACAACATACTTCTTAACTATATATGCAAAAGGAAAAACATGGCAGTAGCTAAGCGACTATTGGGCAACATGATTACCCGTGGCCTTGCTTTTGATGTTCATACATACGGAACTATGATTGATGGATACTGTAAACTAGGTAACACAAACGACGCGCTTCAAGTTTTTGATTGGATGATAAAGATGGGTGAGAAGCCCAACTTGACAATATACAATTCTGTCATTAATGGTCTGTGTAAAATGGCTTCAACAGATGCTGCAGAATACATAGTTGATGAATTACGAAAGAGAAGATTATTTGATGCAACGACCTTTAATACCTTGATTAGTGGATATTGCACTGGTGGACAGATTGATAAAGTGTTTAATTTGACGATGGAAATGAAGAGCTTGGGAATTTCTGCGAATAGAGTAACATATAATACACTGATAAACCTTCTCTGCAAGTGTGGTTGCGAGGAGGAAGCAAAAGaattgatgaagatgatgattgtCCAGGGTATTTGTCCTGATTTTGTAACATACACTACACTTGTTACTCACTTCAAGAAATGTAGTCCTGATGAGGTGATTGCATTGCATGACTACATGATTCTAAAGGGAGTAGTCCCTGATCAGAAAACATATGATATCATTGTAACACCACTTCTTTTAGAAGAAGGATGA
- the LOC107618728 gene encoding pentatricopeptide repeat-containing protein At1g11710, mitochondrial-like isoform X1 yields MFHYNKIASSLSLAVLKRRKAHSFLVAEGAFQVCVELGWLFDDGMNLSFFSSKSRNLLARAFHAGKRFLNPSSGDIVFKAICVNLKRKRWSVLERLSPKLTSSLVSQVVCEFQNSPQLALDFYNWVGGLFPHSLDSCCTLVHVLVKSRRFHEALFLLRNLIAEDGTSPLVVLEVLIESYQRCCSSIAAFDSLVRACTQVGATEGAYDVIYNLRSRGCFITIHAWNNFLNHLLQLNEIDRFWNLYRGMGSFGYIENVNTFNLVIYALCKECRLVEAISVLYRMMKGGIFPNVVSFNIIIDAACRIGNLGLSLKLFKRMTMISGDFVWPNSVTYNCIINGFCKTGKLLLAEEMLHKMAKAGKKPSVRAYATLIDGYARWGSLEEALRLCDVMVERGLVLNNVVYNSILYWLYREGGIEEASLLLSDMIDKHIWPDQYSYAILTKGLCRNGNLTEALKLHSQILEHNLIHDSFSHNILLNYICKRKNMAVAKRLLGNMITRGLAFDVHTYGTMIDGYCKLGNTNDALQVFDWMIKMGEKPNLTIYNSVINGLCKMASTDAAEYIVDELRKRRLFDATTFNTLISGYCTGGQIDKVFNLTMEMKSLGISANRVTYNTLINLLCKCGCEEEAKELMKMMIVQGICPDFVTYTTLVTHFKKCSPDEVIALHDYMILKGVVPDQKTYDIIVTPLLLEEG; encoded by the exons ATGTTTCACTATAACAAAattgcttcttctctttctttggcAGTTCTTAAGAGAAGAAAAGCTCACTCTTTTTTGGTGGCAGAAGGAGCTTTTCAAG TGTGCGTAGAACTTGGTTGGCTATTCGATGATGGTATGAATTTGAGCTTCTTTTCATCCAAAAGTCGTAACCTTTTGGCTCGAGCTTTTCATGCTGGTAAGCGTTTCTTAAACCCAAGTTCTGGAGATATTGTTTTCAAAGCTATTTGTGTTAACTTAAAGCGTAAGAGATGGAGTGTGTTGGAGCGACTATCCCCTAAGCTCACCAGCTCCTTGGTGAGCCAAGTTGTTTGCGAGTTCCAAAACTCGCCACAGTTGGCTTTAGATTTTTATAACTGGGTTGGAGGGTTGTTCCCTCACTCATTAGATTCCTGTTGCACTTTGGTTCATGTGCTAGTGAAGTCAAGAAGATTTCATGAGGCCCTGTTTCTTCTGAGAAACTTGATTGCTGAAGATGGTACTTCTCCATTGGTTGTGTTGGAAGTATTGATAGAGAGTTATCAAAGATGTTGCTCTAGTATTGCGGCTTTTGATTCATTGGTGAGGGCTTGTACTCAGGTTGGGGCTACTGAAGGTGCTTATGATGTCATCTATAATTTAAGGAGCCGGGGTTGTTTCATTACTATTCATGCTTGGAATAATTTCCTAAATCACTTGTTGCAATTGAATGAAATTGATAGGTTTTGGAATTTGTATAGAGGAATGGGTTCTTTTGGTTACATAGAAAATGTGAATACTTTTAATTTGGTTATCTATGCTCTGTGTAAGGAGTGCCGACTAGTGGAAGCTATTTCAGTGTTATATAGGATGATGAAGGGTGGAATTTTCCCCAATGTAGTCTCGTTTAACATAATCATAGACGCGGCGTGCAGGATTGGCAACTTGGGTCTTTCCTTGAAACTTTTTAAAAGGATGACTATGATATCAGGGGATTTTGTTTGGCCCAATTCTGTTACTTACAACTGCATAATCAATGGGTTCTGCAAGACTGGGAAATTATTACTTGCAGAAGAAATGCTTCATAAAATGGCCAAGGCAGGTAAAAAGCCGAGTGTTCGGGCATATGCTACTTTGATAGATGGGTATGCTAGGTGGGGAAGTCTGGAGGAGGCACTGAGGCTCTGTGATGTAATGGTGGAAAGGGGATTGGTCCTTAATAATGTTGTTTACAATTCGATTTTATACTGGCTTTATCGTGAAGGAGGGATTGAGGAAGCTTCTTTGCTGCTATCTGACATGATTGATAAGCATATATGGCCTGATCAGTACTCATATGCAATCCTTACCAAAGGCCTTTGCAGAAATGGAAATCTGACTGAAGCTCTTAAGCTTCATAGCCAGATTTTAGAACATAATCTAATACATGATTCTTTTTCTCACAACATACTTCTTAACTATATATGCAAAAGGAAAAACATGGCAGTAGCTAAGCGACTATTGGGCAACATGATTACCCGTGGCCTTGCTTTTGATGTTCATACATACGGAACTATGATTGATGGATACTGTAAACTAGGTAACACAAACGACGCGCTTCAAGTTTTTGATTGGATGATAAAGATGGGTGAGAAGCCCAACTTGACAATATACAATTCTGTCATTAATGGTCTGTGTAAAATGGCTTCAACAGATGCTGCAGAATACATAGTTGATGAATTACGAAAGAGAAGATTATTTGATGCAACGACCTTTAATACCTTGATTAGTGGATATTGCACTGGTGGACAGATTGATAAAGTGTTTAATTTGACGATGGAAATGAAGAGCTTGGGAATTTCTGCGAATAGAGTAACATATAATACACTGATAAACCTTCTCTGCAAGTGTGGTTGCGAGGAGGAAGCAAAAGaattgatgaagatgatgattgtCCAGGGTATTTGTCCTGATTTTGTAACATACACTACACTTGTTACTCACTTCAAGAAATGTAGTCCTGATGAGGTGATTGCATTGCATGACTACATGATTCTAAAGGGAGTAGTCCCTGATCAGAAAACATATGATATCATTGTAACACCACTTCTTTTAGAAGAAGGATGA
- the LOC107618728 gene encoding pentatricopeptide repeat-containing protein At1g11710, mitochondrial-like isoform X5, with translation MFHYNKIASSLSLAVLKRRKAHSFLVAEGAFQVCVELGWLFDDGMNLSFFSSKSRNLLARAFHAVKSRRFHEALFLLRNLIAEDGTSPLVVLEVLIESYQRCCSSIAAFDSLVRACTQVGATEGAYDVIYNLRSRGCFITIHAWNNFLNHLLQLNEIDRFWNLYRGMGSFGYIENVNTFNLVIYALCKECRLVEAISVLYRMMKGGIFPNVVSFNIIIDAACRIGNLGLSLKLFKRMTMISGDFVWPNSVTYNCIINGFCKTGKLLLAEEMLHKMAKAGKKPSVRAYATLIDGYARWGSLEEALRLCDVMVERGLVLNNVVYNSILYWLYREGGIEEASLLLSDMIDKHIWPDQYSYAILTKGLCRNGNLTEALKLHSQILEHNLIHDSFSHNILLNYICKRKNMAVAKRLLGNMITRGLAFDVHTYGTMIDGYCKLGNTNDALQVFDWMIKMGEKPNLTIYNSVINGLCKMASTDAAEYIVDELRKRRLFDATTFNTLISGYCTGGQIDKVFNLTMEMKSLGISANRVTYNTLINLLCKCGCEEEAKELMKMMIVQGICPDFVTYTTLVTHFKKCSPDEVIALHDYMILKGVVPDQKTYDIIVTPLLLEEG, from the exons ATGTTTCACTATAACAAAattgcttcttctctttctttggcAGTTCTTAAGAGAAGAAAAGCTCACTCTTTTTTGGTGGCAGAAGGAGCTTTTCAAG TGTGCGTAGAACTTGGTTGGCTATTCGATGATGGTATGAATTTGAGCTTCTTTTCATCCAAAAGTCGTAACCTTTTGGCTCGAGCTTTTCATGCTG TGAAGTCAAGAAGATTTCATGAGGCCCTGTTTCTTCTGAGAAACTTGATTGCTGAAGATGGTACTTCTCCATTGGTTGTGTTGGAAGTATTGATAGAGAGTTATCAAAGATGTTGCTCTAGTATTGCGGCTTTTGATTCATTGGTGAGGGCTTGTACTCAGGTTGGGGCTACTGAAGGTGCTTATGATGTCATCTATAATTTAAGGAGCCGGGGTTGTTTCATTACTATTCATGCTTGGAATAATTTCCTAAATCACTTGTTGCAATTGAATGAAATTGATAGGTTTTGGAATTTGTATAGAGGAATGGGTTCTTTTGGTTACATAGAAAATGTGAATACTTTTAATTTGGTTATCTATGCTCTGTGTAAGGAGTGCCGACTAGTGGAAGCTATTTCAGTGTTATATAGGATGATGAAGGGTGGAATTTTCCCCAATGTAGTCTCGTTTAACATAATCATAGACGCGGCGTGCAGGATTGGCAACTTGGGTCTTTCCTTGAAACTTTTTAAAAGGATGACTATGATATCAGGGGATTTTGTTTGGCCCAATTCTGTTACTTACAACTGCATAATCAATGGGTTCTGCAAGACTGGGAAATTATTACTTGCAGAAGAAATGCTTCATAAAATGGCCAAGGCAGGTAAAAAGCCGAGTGTTCGGGCATATGCTACTTTGATAGATGGGTATGCTAGGTGGGGAAGTCTGGAGGAGGCACTGAGGCTCTGTGATGTAATGGTGGAAAGGGGATTGGTCCTTAATAATGTTGTTTACAATTCGATTTTATACTGGCTTTATCGTGAAGGAGGGATTGAGGAAGCTTCTTTGCTGCTATCTGACATGATTGATAAGCATATATGGCCTGATCAGTACTCATATGCAATCCTTACCAAAGGCCTTTGCAGAAATGGAAATCTGACTGAAGCTCTTAAGCTTCATAGCCAGATTTTAGAACATAATCTAATACATGATTCTTTTTCTCACAACATACTTCTTAACTATATATGCAAAAGGAAAAACATGGCAGTAGCTAAGCGACTATTGGGCAACATGATTACCCGTGGCCTTGCTTTTGATGTTCATACATACGGAACTATGATTGATGGATACTGTAAACTAGGTAACACAAACGACGCGCTTCAAGTTTTTGATTGGATGATAAAGATGGGTGAGAAGCCCAACTTGACAATATACAATTCTGTCATTAATGGTCTGTGTAAAATGGCTTCAACAGATGCTGCAGAATACATAGTTGATGAATTACGAAAGAGAAGATTATTTGATGCAACGACCTTTAATACCTTGATTAGTGGATATTGCACTGGTGGACAGATTGATAAAGTGTTTAATTTGACGATGGAAATGAAGAGCTTGGGAATTTCTGCGAATAGAGTAACATATAATACACTGATAAACCTTCTCTGCAAGTGTGGTTGCGAGGAGGAAGCAAAAGaattgatgaagatgatgattgtCCAGGGTATTTGTCCTGATTTTGTAACATACACTACACTTGTTACTCACTTCAAGAAATGTAGTCCTGATGAGGTGATTGCATTGCATGACTACATGATTCTAAAGGGAGTAGTCCCTGATCAGAAAACATATGATATCATTGTAACACCACTTCTTTTAGAAGAAGGATGA
- the LOC107618728 gene encoding pentatricopeptide repeat-containing protein At1g11710, mitochondrial-like isoform X3, translating to MFHYNKIASSLSLAVLKRRKAHSFLVAEGAFQVCVELGWLFDDGMNLSFFSSKSRNLLARAFHAGKRFLNPSSGDIVFKAICVNLKRKRWSVLERLSPKLTSSLVSQVVCEFQNSPQLALDFYNWVGGLFPHSLDSCCTLVHVLVKSRRFHEALFLLRNLIAEDGTSPLVVLEVLIESYQRCCSSIAAFDSLVRACTQVGATEGAYDVIYNLRSRGCFITIHAWNNFLNHLLQLNEIDRFWNLYRGMGSFGYIENVNTFNLVIYALCKECRLVEAISVLYRMMKGGIFPNVVSFNIIIDAACRIGNLGLSLKLFKRMTMISGDFVWPNSVTYNCIINGFCKTGKLLLAEEMLHKMAKAGKKPSVRAYATLIDGYARWGSLEEALRLCDVMVERGLVLNNVVYNSILYWLYREGGIEEASLLLSDMIDKHIWPDQYSYAILTKGLCRNGNLTEALKLHSQILEHNLIHDSFSHNILLNYICKRKNMAVAKRLLGNMITRGLAFDVHTYGTMIDGYCKLDAAEYIVDELRKRRLFDATTFNTLISGYCTGGQIDKVFNLTMEMKSLGISANRVTYNTLINLLCKCGCEEEAKELMKMMIVQGICPDFVTYTTLVTHFKKCSPDEVIALHDYMILKGVVPDQKTYDIIVTPLLLEEG from the exons ATGTTTCACTATAACAAAattgcttcttctctttctttggcAGTTCTTAAGAGAAGAAAAGCTCACTCTTTTTTGGTGGCAGAAGGAGCTTTTCAAG TGTGCGTAGAACTTGGTTGGCTATTCGATGATGGTATGAATTTGAGCTTCTTTTCATCCAAAAGTCGTAACCTTTTGGCTCGAGCTTTTCATGCTGGTAAGCGTTTCTTAAACCCAAGTTCTGGAGATATTGTTTTCAAAGCTATTTGTGTTAACTTAAAGCGTAAGAGATGGAGTGTGTTGGAGCGACTATCCCCTAAGCTCACCAGCTCCTTGGTGAGCCAAGTTGTTTGCGAGTTCCAAAACTCGCCACAGTTGGCTTTAGATTTTTATAACTGGGTTGGAGGGTTGTTCCCTCACTCATTAGATTCCTGTTGCACTTTGGTTCATGTGCTAGTGAAGTCAAGAAGATTTCATGAGGCCCTGTTTCTTCTGAGAAACTTGATTGCTGAAGATGGTACTTCTCCATTGGTTGTGTTGGAAGTATTGATAGAGAGTTATCAAAGATGTTGCTCTAGTATTGCGGCTTTTGATTCATTGGTGAGGGCTTGTACTCAGGTTGGGGCTACTGAAGGTGCTTATGATGTCATCTATAATTTAAGGAGCCGGGGTTGTTTCATTACTATTCATGCTTGGAATAATTTCCTAAATCACTTGTTGCAATTGAATGAAATTGATAGGTTTTGGAATTTGTATAGAGGAATGGGTTCTTTTGGTTACATAGAAAATGTGAATACTTTTAATTTGGTTATCTATGCTCTGTGTAAGGAGTGCCGACTAGTGGAAGCTATTTCAGTGTTATATAGGATGATGAAGGGTGGAATTTTCCCCAATGTAGTCTCGTTTAACATAATCATAGACGCGGCGTGCAGGATTGGCAACTTGGGTCTTTCCTTGAAACTTTTTAAAAGGATGACTATGATATCAGGGGATTTTGTTTGGCCCAATTCTGTTACTTACAACTGCATAATCAATGGGTTCTGCAAGACTGGGAAATTATTACTTGCAGAAGAAATGCTTCATAAAATGGCCAAGGCAGGTAAAAAGCCGAGTGTTCGGGCATATGCTACTTTGATAGATGGGTATGCTAGGTGGGGAAGTCTGGAGGAGGCACTGAGGCTCTGTGATGTAATGGTGGAAAGGGGATTGGTCCTTAATAATGTTGTTTACAATTCGATTTTATACTGGCTTTATCGTGAAGGAGGGATTGAGGAAGCTTCTTTGCTGCTATCTGACATGATTGATAAGCATATATGGCCTGATCAGTACTCATATGCAATCCTTACCAAAGGCCTTTGCAGAAATGGAAATCTGACTGAAGCTCTTAAGCTTCATAGCCAGATTTTAGAACATAATCTAATACATGATTCTTTTTCTCACAACATACTTCTTAACTATATATGCAAAAGGAAAAACATGGCAGTAGCTAAGCGACTATTGGGCAACATGATTACCCGTGGCCTTGCTTTTGATGTTCATACATACGGAACTATGATTGATGGATACTGTAAACTAG ATGCTGCAGAATACATAGTTGATGAATTACGAAAGAGAAGATTATTTGATGCAACGACCTTTAATACCTTGATTAGTGGATATTGCACTGGTGGACAGATTGATAAAGTGTTTAATTTGACGATGGAAATGAAGAGCTTGGGAATTTCTGCGAATAGAGTAACATATAATACACTGATAAACCTTCTCTGCAAGTGTGGTTGCGAGGAGGAAGCAAAAGaattgatgaagatgatgattgtCCAGGGTATTTGTCCTGATTTTGTAACATACACTACACTTGTTACTCACTTCAAGAAATGTAGTCCTGATGAGGTGATTGCATTGCATGACTACATGATTCTAAAGGGAGTAGTCCCTGATCAGAAAACATATGATATCATTGTAACACCACTTCTTTTAGAAGAAGGATGA
- the LOC107618728 gene encoding pentatricopeptide repeat-containing protein At1g11710, mitochondrial-like isoform X4, with protein MNLSFFSSKSRNLLARAFHAGKRFLNPSSGDIVFKAICVNLKRKRWSVLERLSPKLTSSLVSQVVCEFQNSPQLALDFYNWVGGLFPHSLDSCCTLVHVLVKSRRFHEALFLLRNLIAEDGTSPLVVLEVLIESYQRCCSSIAAFDSLVRACTQVGATEGAYDVIYNLRSRGCFITIHAWNNFLNHLLQLNEIDRFWNLYRGMGSFGYIENVNTFNLVIYALCKECRLVEAISVLYRMMKGGIFPNVVSFNIIIDAACRIGNLGLSLKLFKRMTMISGDFVWPNSVTYNCIINGFCKTGKLLLAEEMLHKMAKAGKKPSVRAYATLIDGYARWGSLEEALRLCDVMVERGLVLNNVVYNSILYWLYREGGIEEASLLLSDMIDKHIWPDQYSYAILTKGLCRNGNLTEALKLHSQILEHNLIHDSFSHNILLNYICKRKNMAVAKRLLGNMITRGLAFDVHTYGTMIDGYCKLGNTNDALQVFDWMIKMGEKPNLTIYNSVINGLCKMASTDAAEYIVDELRKRRLFDATTFNTLISGYCTGGQIDKVFNLTMEMKSLGISANRVTYNTLINLLCKCGCEEEAKELMKMMIVQGICPDFVTYTTLVTHFKKCSPDEVIALHDYMILKGVVPDQKTYDIIVTPLLLEEG; from the coding sequence ATGAATTTGAGCTTCTTTTCATCCAAAAGTCGTAACCTTTTGGCTCGAGCTTTTCATGCTGGTAAGCGTTTCTTAAACCCAAGTTCTGGAGATATTGTTTTCAAAGCTATTTGTGTTAACTTAAAGCGTAAGAGATGGAGTGTGTTGGAGCGACTATCCCCTAAGCTCACCAGCTCCTTGGTGAGCCAAGTTGTTTGCGAGTTCCAAAACTCGCCACAGTTGGCTTTAGATTTTTATAACTGGGTTGGAGGGTTGTTCCCTCACTCATTAGATTCCTGTTGCACTTTGGTTCATGTGCTAGTGAAGTCAAGAAGATTTCATGAGGCCCTGTTTCTTCTGAGAAACTTGATTGCTGAAGATGGTACTTCTCCATTGGTTGTGTTGGAAGTATTGATAGAGAGTTATCAAAGATGTTGCTCTAGTATTGCGGCTTTTGATTCATTGGTGAGGGCTTGTACTCAGGTTGGGGCTACTGAAGGTGCTTATGATGTCATCTATAATTTAAGGAGCCGGGGTTGTTTCATTACTATTCATGCTTGGAATAATTTCCTAAATCACTTGTTGCAATTGAATGAAATTGATAGGTTTTGGAATTTGTATAGAGGAATGGGTTCTTTTGGTTACATAGAAAATGTGAATACTTTTAATTTGGTTATCTATGCTCTGTGTAAGGAGTGCCGACTAGTGGAAGCTATTTCAGTGTTATATAGGATGATGAAGGGTGGAATTTTCCCCAATGTAGTCTCGTTTAACATAATCATAGACGCGGCGTGCAGGATTGGCAACTTGGGTCTTTCCTTGAAACTTTTTAAAAGGATGACTATGATATCAGGGGATTTTGTTTGGCCCAATTCTGTTACTTACAACTGCATAATCAATGGGTTCTGCAAGACTGGGAAATTATTACTTGCAGAAGAAATGCTTCATAAAATGGCCAAGGCAGGTAAAAAGCCGAGTGTTCGGGCATATGCTACTTTGATAGATGGGTATGCTAGGTGGGGAAGTCTGGAGGAGGCACTGAGGCTCTGTGATGTAATGGTGGAAAGGGGATTGGTCCTTAATAATGTTGTTTACAATTCGATTTTATACTGGCTTTATCGTGAAGGAGGGATTGAGGAAGCTTCTTTGCTGCTATCTGACATGATTGATAAGCATATATGGCCTGATCAGTACTCATATGCAATCCTTACCAAAGGCCTTTGCAGAAATGGAAATCTGACTGAAGCTCTTAAGCTTCATAGCCAGATTTTAGAACATAATCTAATACATGATTCTTTTTCTCACAACATACTTCTTAACTATATATGCAAAAGGAAAAACATGGCAGTAGCTAAGCGACTATTGGGCAACATGATTACCCGTGGCCTTGCTTTTGATGTTCATACATACGGAACTATGATTGATGGATACTGTAAACTAGGTAACACAAACGACGCGCTTCAAGTTTTTGATTGGATGATAAAGATGGGTGAGAAGCCCAACTTGACAATATACAATTCTGTCATTAATGGTCTGTGTAAAATGGCTTCAACAGATGCTGCAGAATACATAGTTGATGAATTACGAAAGAGAAGATTATTTGATGCAACGACCTTTAATACCTTGATTAGTGGATATTGCACTGGTGGACAGATTGATAAAGTGTTTAATTTGACGATGGAAATGAAGAGCTTGGGAATTTCTGCGAATAGAGTAACATATAATACACTGATAAACCTTCTCTGCAAGTGTGGTTGCGAGGAGGAAGCAAAAGaattgatgaagatgatgattgtCCAGGGTATTTGTCCTGATTTTGTAACATACACTACACTTGTTACTCACTTCAAGAAATGTAGTCCTGATGAGGTGATTGCATTGCATGACTACATGATTCTAAAGGGAGTAGTCCCTGATCAGAAAACATATGATATCATTGTAACACCACTTCTTTTAGAAGAAGGATGA